The following coding sequences are from one Thermodesulforhabdaceae bacterium window:
- a CDS encoding helix-turn-helix domain-containing protein, whose product MDEKPGDVLTIEELSAYLKIPKSTLYKLFREDKVPCQKIGRHWRFPKVAIDRWLEKMPSDTKNQQDRQLGHTGSAPKGRGLGNARTK is encoded by the coding sequence ATGGATGAAAAACCAGGCGACGTCCTGACCATCGAAGAGTTGTCTGCCTACCTGAAGATACCAAAATCGACGCTCTACAAGCTTTTTCGGGAAGACAAAGTCCCATGCCAGAAGATTGGCCGACATTGGCGCTTCCCTAAAGTTGCCATTGACCGTTGGTTGGAAAAGATGCCCAGCGATACAAAAAATCAGCAGGACCGCCAGTTAGGACACACCGGAAGTGCGCCCAAAGGGCGAGGTCTAGGGAATGCCCGAACCAAATGA
- a CDS encoding DUF4236 domain-containing protein produces the protein MSFRFWRRIRIAPGVTLNLSKSGGSLSFGPRGAKFTIGPRGKRATVGIPGTGLFYTTTLPSGMSGGRRSASYSAPAVPTVRPEDRLTLGFFKRLITPDDEEALVDGCRELVLGNENKALEHLEKAVHLADGAYLAGFLALKEEQMEEAATYLATAAEKHSRLGRYFSKYGISATMSLPITDEVSAHVGPDLRGVLLGLVEVYQRQERWEDAIACLERLRRLEPDDVVVKLSLAELLLDARPGDKNVCRKIVRLTEGIENESPVHTALLLYKARALRGLGLLDAARETLMGALRRRKGRSEELLRALRYERALVYEELGQRRRARSELEKLYAEDPDYEDVAARLGL, from the coding sequence ATGAGCTTCCGCTTCTGGAGACGAATCAGGATCGCACCGGGCGTGACCCTGAACCTGAGCAAGTCGGGCGGGTCCCTCTCGTTCGGGCCGCGCGGGGCGAAGTTCACCATCGGTCCGAGGGGCAAGCGGGCCACGGTGGGCATTCCGGGAACAGGCCTTTTCTACACGACCACGCTTCCGAGCGGGATGTCAGGTGGCAGGAGAAGCGCGTCCTACTCCGCTCCGGCCGTCCCAACGGTCCGCCCGGAAGACCGCCTGACCCTGGGTTTCTTCAAGCGGCTTATCACGCCAGACGACGAGGAGGCCCTGGTAGACGGGTGCCGGGAGTTGGTCCTTGGCAACGAAAACAAGGCCCTCGAACACCTTGAGAAGGCCGTCCACCTGGCCGACGGCGCGTACCTTGCCGGTTTCCTGGCGCTCAAGGAGGAGCAGATGGAAGAAGCCGCGACCTACCTGGCGACGGCCGCCGAGAAGCACAGCCGCCTGGGCCGCTACTTCTCGAAGTATGGCATCTCCGCCACCATGAGCCTCCCCATCACAGACGAGGTGTCCGCGCATGTGGGCCCGGATCTCCGCGGCGTGCTGTTGGGCCTGGTGGAGGTCTATCAGCGTCAGGAGCGCTGGGAGGATGCGATTGCCTGCCTGGAGCGCTTGCGGCGGCTCGAACCCGACGACGTGGTGGTGAAGCTGTCCCTCGCGGAGCTGCTGTTGGACGCCCGCCCGGGCGACAAGAACGTCTGCCGGAAGATCGTGCGGTTGACCGAGGGCATCGAGAACGAGAGCCCGGTCCACACCGCGCTGCTGCTGTACAAGGCCAGGGCCCTGCGCGGGCTCGGGCTCCTGGACGCGGCGCGGGAGACCCTGATGGGTGCCCTGCGCCGGAGGAAAGGCCGGTCCGAGGAACTGCTCCGGGCGCTCCGGTACGAACGGGCCCTGGTCTACGAGGAGCTCGGCCAGCGCCGGCGAGCGCGCAGCGAGCTCGAGAAGCTCTACGCTGAGGACCCGGATTACGAGGATGTGGCGGCCCGGTTGGGACTGTAG
- a CDS encoding DUF2188 domain-containing protein, which translates to MPRRKTYHVTPRTDGGWNVKEENASRASSSHDTKAEAIARAKELAKKQALGQVIIHKQDGTIQTEHTYGKDPHPPKG; encoded by the coding sequence ATGCCAAGACGTAAGACTTACCATGTGACTCCTCGGACCGACGGCGGCTGGAACGTGAAAGAGGAAAATGCGTCAAGGGCGTCCAGCAGCCACGACACCAAGGCCGAGGCCATAGCCCGTGCCAAGGAATTGGCGAAGAAGCAGGCGCTTGGACAGGTGATCATTCACAAGCAGGACGGTACGATCCAGACGGAACACACATACGGCAAGGATCCGCATCCGCCCAAAGGGTAA